In the Ptychodera flava strain L36383 chromosome 1, AS_Pfla_20210202, whole genome shotgun sequence genome, taaaatgactggggaaccccggtaacatttacctgcttactgcccttagcaaaaacactgattcATTGTGTGTTTACCTTCCTATCATGACTTGCTGGATAGAGTTCATAAAATTCTTCTGAGATGGCCTGTGACAGGCTCTCATAACTGATAGATGGGTCCACCTGGCTAAggttcatgacctttgaccttacacTCTCTGTGGCTTTGCTGTCGATACCATCCTATTCAGAAAGACAAGAACAAGAATATTTAACAAATGCATGTACCAACATACATGTTGATGATCAATGAATCAATCAATTTACATTCAAACTGCTCGGTACTACTTCATTACAGAATAAAGAAATTCACATTTCGCAGAATGTTACTATGCAGGTTTTAGACATACTTTATTTATCTACATGATGGTATCAATGCATAAACACACTGATACCCTGACTGTGAAGAGATGCAGCCACCTGTGTTATTGATTTACCTACCACAATATTCAGTGAAAGTTTTAACACATGTATGATGTAGTAACCGACATGTCTGCTGAATgcagaggtcaaagttcacaggCTCTGACAAACAATTCTGTGACATGTGGAAAGGTTGACAAATACAGCTGGTCAGACACAGAGATGACATAAAATGGCACTCACTGTCTGTGAATGCAGCATTTCACTGAGAGTTGAAGCATCCACATTGAAGAGTAACGTACAGTGGTGGTATGCATTGCTTCTGCCAAGTTTTGCTGCCGAGCCTGAAATCTAAGATTGACTAAGGAACACAACGAAAGCTTTTTCTAATTTTGGGATATTTAAAGAAATTAGACCACACAACATACTATGTATGATAGAAAATATTACAGACAATATAATGTCAAAAgatacaatattacaatataTGTCATTATAAAAGATAGAATGACATTACCTTTTGACATTATAGTGTCAATAATATTTTCTATTATACAGAGTACGTTATAttgtcaaatttctcaaaatatcaaatattaggGTGACAAGAGATACCTTCTCAACTGCATTTATGAAATGAATCGACATGAAAAGGAGTTTACTTGATTTGTGGCATGTACAAGATATACATGGTAAAGAACACATGATAGCTGGAGTAGACTGCAAACTTTGCTGCACAGCTTTGTGAGATTACACTTGTCAATCTTTACATCTCTCATTGTAAAGGTTGAATTCATAGCTGGCGTTCAGAGAGATGCCTAATTTTCACAGGTGCCTCATTTTGTTCTgaataaaaagaaacaaaacaattttgtcTCTCCTTGGCACGTCTCATGGCTTCCAAAGCTACTTCCTCTACATGGTAAATGGCGTTGAACTTGACACTCTTACTCATCATCAGACAGGACAGTGCTATCCTGAAGGTCACAATACAATCAcatggcattttacctgttcATCCCCTATATCCCTTGTAAAAAGGTCCACAATCCCATtggtaacaatgggtttggaccgaACCATGGTAGTGATAGGGTTAAAACAGACAATGGCTTCACTGATTAAGGTAggatgtgcctcggggacagatatttggactctcaaacttttacaatgcttttctgatccACCTTTTGTGAGAGTTCATTATAAAGCTCTtcgtgaaagaaaacttttcagagtTTAGTTTTCCCGaatatcaaaaattgtattcctctccatagagttaacacagggaaggcacccattttgagtttcaaatatcagtaaatcttgggtaatttgtttctctagtaccaaaatttcagtgatgactgatatttattctcaattttgaaagagaatggttgaaatattccttgagaaaaagtttgagcaaaagtttaagtctttcactttcgaggcgcatactaccttcacATAAATTTAAGTATGTGTTAACACAGTCATCCTACACAATGACAGCATTGTATTTCTCGAGTTTCTTGCGATTGTCATGATCAAAAAAACCTAGCATGACATCACACATTCAACTGATACAAAGTTACAATATTCTCCATGGTAACCATAAAGTGGATACTTTGTAGTCTTTATTCAGCATCAGGTCATCTCTTGGTGAAAGACTGACATCAACCTCGGGCCAGTGACTCTTCAGAGCTCTCATGATCAGCTCCAAGTTCAAATGCCGGTCATACTTTTTTCTGGGAGTGAAGAATGTGATATTGATGTTACCAAGATCCTGTTAAAACAGATGGAAAATTGCATCCGATAAGTAAGGAATTTTGTTGACTCTGATGGAAACAGTAGCTGAATTATCTGCTATGGATAAAACTGGACACCACTTTAAAAAGAATAAtgtatttcttttcaataaATTACATCATTGTAACTCTGACTGTACCACCGTGCAACTGCTTCAAGTTTTCATGGTGAGGCCAaataaaaacatgtttctgGTAACATCCCACTGAAAATTATGGTAGGTAGGTCAGAGGAAATTCTGTATTTCTATTTTTGTTGGCTGAGACTAACAAAATACTGTAAATTTTGAGAATGTACAtactcaaaatttttgaaaatgtgaaaaaaagtgTAGAGTAGGTCAGGTTACCGGAAacatacattttatatttggtCTTTGTGAAGAGTTCCTTTCActaggcaaaatgcttgatatacctTCAGTGTATTTACATATATGGAACACCATATTAGTGGTATACGTACTAACACTGTCCATGTGCATTTTACTCATACACatgaatgtatacatgtacttaacgtatttgacaaatgtacagaatcagtatacattgtgtgtgtatgtattgtcGTATATCAATCATTTTGCCGAGTGTTTACTTACATGATAAACAGTCCCACCACCACTTTTCCTTCTGGCAAGTCTAACATTGTTTTCTTGTAACTTTGGTATATTGCACTCCACCCATGGATTCTGATGTCGTCCAATCACAACACAGGGGCTGTTCCTCCACAGGAATAGTAAATAAACGTCTTCAAAGTTCATTTTCTCATATGCCCTGGTGAGAAAATATACCGCTTGGCTGTGAATGGCGGTGGCAGGTACTCGTCTGAGTGTGACTCTGGAAGTGTACTGTACCATGGAATGAAATTACTCaatcatctctacaacgttttTGAATgaccatggtttggccaaacttgtttaatctgttcaccccaatttcctgtaaacagatccacaTTCACCATCAATAGcagtgggtttgggccaaaccatggtggtgacagGGTTAACAAACCCTACATTGCATAAGCCGACTTGATAAATATGATCCATTGGATTCTGTACTTGCAATTATGGAGGTAAAACTGAAACTGGCTTCtacttcaattttgaaattaaagaacGGGCAGCTGCAGTGAATATTACATACTCTGACTCAGGGAACATTCAAAGTATGGTGCAGCCACAAAGTGCATCTCACAAATTGacagcatcacaaacattgaCAGAACAGTTTGGCCTTGTACTTGTGGCGTACTTTGCTGCTTCAATTAGCACTCACTAAAGTTTGACATCATCACTTCGTAACTATCCCAAGGCCACCACTTTTGAATGTTGCCAGGCAATTTGTTTTAACACACATAGGAAATTATTATCGCTCACCAGTCTTCGAAGGCGAGATTTGCATAGACATCCTGGGACACTGAGCTGTAGACTATACCCTGCACAGATGAAAAAATCAATCAACTTTCAGTATACGCTAGTAATAAAACATATGACCATTAAGCAGTGACTTGACGCTAAATCTACCTTGTTTgaccacaatttgaataattacTTCTCACAACTTGTTCACTTGCAAGTTGCAGCAagtagtttgttttgttttttcaccttAAACTAGAGAAAGAATGTACAATAATATTTGTCTCTGTCATGACAATTGAAAAGTATTGGCACAATTCACAAAAGCTTTTCCCGCAGTATTTCTCATTACTCCCCGTCACTGCCTGCCAGGAGATTAACCTAACCACGTCTTCAAAACAATTGATTTTCAAACCAGTACTCACACTGATCAGACCATGGAGGTCTGCTCGTACCTCCATGGGTAGACGTACATCTAAGTATCGCCATTTAGTTTTCAATAATTTGATCATGCACAGTCTCTCCTACTAGTCCTGCGgatgatgctgtgtgttcctggcgttgcACGGCCTCAAAGTCcaaccacagccctgctgactgcCATAGACAAAACAAACGACATGCAGTCCCAGTTTGGTcagaaaaactacttttcttactactttcggccgaaatcaattCAATTCCGATCTATGCCTACCCAAATAACTCAAAGGCTCAAAGACTGCATAAAAATTTGCTCTCTTGACGTCCCAAACCATTAGTTTGCCGGCGATGCACCGTCAAGGGCCCAATGGCTAGCCATATCTCACATGAACCATTAGATGGAacttctcttcctacctccatgcatgAACGTATCTAATGGCGAACCGCCGGTTTTGTCAGGACTGTTGTGGGAAGCCGTGTAATGAGGCAATCAATGCAATACCCTGAGGGACTCTACCTCGGGCGTTACGGGACAATGTGGGGTATTAGACCGTGTTTGCCATGAAACTGTGCCCGACAGAATGCGCAATTGCCTCATAGTATTGAtccctagctgcaaaattgtagcgctacggttaggcggtcggtgatttttggcttttgcgacttcgctcaccagtagcgctacaaggccgatggccctggggagcatcatataagcgcaccccactcgaccaggccacaggcgacccaataagttctgagtttttcacactgttttctctatcattttctcttctttcttcatgctctgaatgatcggaataaataaaataaatggtttatataacctaacctagcctctgtgactctttattattttacactccattacaaggacgtatatctctcatacacacatgctgtaattaattagtcaacacaactaattatgctaatccgtggacttatcagggattttgcgggttggtcaacatcgcgaaagataggaatggttactaattaacatcactatctttccgatgttgaccaacctctgataagtccacggattagcataattagttgtgttgactaattaattacagcatgtgtgtatgatatacgtccttgtaatggagtgtaaaataaataaagagtcacagaggctaggttaggttatataaaccatttattttattcattccgatcattcagagcatgaagaaagaagagaaaatgatagagaaaacagtgtgaaaaactcagaacttattgggtcgcctgtgaccaggcgtgttgatgtggaatgcaacatatttactgcatttggtcgtaccgattcatcactactgaagactaaacagtttACTGCACTAACTTGtaatttatggggtttggaatttgttcaaacaagacgatcgcgttccgaaacatttctgggagccgtcattaccaacttccggtaatggcggctcccacaaacactgacgccccacgctcaatgttttcagaacgcgatcgtcgtgtttgaacaaattccaaaccccataaacgacaaagttagtgcagtatactgtttagtcttcagtagtgataaatcggtacgaccaaatgcagtaaatatgttgcattccacatcaacacgcctggtcgagtggggtgcgcttatatgatactccccagggccatcggccttgtagcgctactggtgagcgaagtcgcaaaaaccaaaaatcatcgaccgcctcaccgtagcgctacaatttgcAGCTATATTGATCCCCTAGTCACTTTCACGGACAATGCCCCACCCATTGAGTTGGCGGAAATGTGGGGATTTACTTGTTTAAGGTGGGGCTtttccagattgtcttgccccagggggtggggtatttgacaaatttcataacAGGGGTCGGGGGTTGACACTGACtgacgccgggaacacacacacagcatcgtacgtagGGCCACATCTCACCGAACACAAGACTTACCTTCTTGGTTTTCAGTGCCGTCCCGCTGGTTGCATAAAGACGCCTGTACTTTCCACAGATGTTGCAGAACCTCCTGAACAACATCTCTGTGAATTTGTGTACACTTAATCAAATGGAACTACTTTCATCTGCATGAAATCGCAGTCTCTCCTTTAATAAATAGTGTCATAGCAGAGAAGACGAAATCGACGTGTGCTTTCCATGGACGCAGCCATCTTGACTATTCTCCCGAAATCGTCGTATGGTGGCGTCATCCTCAGCCTCAAGTGACCTTTGTAGCTGACGCTAAATATGATGCCACTGTTCGATTTCAGGGGGATATTTGGGGAAATTGTCGGCAGGTAacgaaacaaataattttatcctgtaatggcttgagaaaaaccACATACGGAAAAAACAGGGCTGTCAATAGAAGAAATCCTGGCACAGTGACGAGGAAAAAAAGTGCCATACCAACTTCCTCTGCTCCCTGGAAATCAAACGGTTCTTCCCTAATTATAAATATTACTAAACATTCCGTGTGTCTGCAGGTGGGTTAAAATAATCCAAGAAATATGATATTAATGTCATAATTATGGAGTCTTAGTATTATCAGCACCACCATGTTTGTATTTCATGAGGGTAGACCTTGTTTTCTGCTCTGCAATCCTTAACAAAATCATCGTAGTCCTACAGCCCCTATACGGCGCGTCCTAATAGTATAAATATATGATTTTATATACTTATACTACATAAGACACGCCCTAGACTACTATGTCAAATACAATTCGTACACCTTCGGTGTTTTTATCAAGTATTGCTGAGTAGAAAAGAAGCTCAACCCTGATGCAATACCAAAAATGTTTATTGatgatgtaaatatttcataattgtgATATTAAATATCATATTTCCCAGACTATTCACTCCTAGTTTACCTCTGTGCTTGTTAGTGGTAAAGACGAGCCCAGGGTGCGCATATTTGAGAGTGGATTTCATGGAAAATGCATTTCATATCCTGCTGACAGAAACTACACGGTATAGCACATTATAAAAAAAAGTTGTTGCTCATCTGAGTGAAGACTATCTTCATGCTTTAATGAAGTATAATACACATTCTGGATGAATAAAAACCACAGATGCAGATAGTCACTGATCTTCCACATTTCTCTACTTCAGGATTATTGTTCTCCTGTGAAAGGGAGAACAGTAATCCTTATGTAGGGACTGTTGAATATTTCTCTTGATTTCAATAGGTAATCTATaattactcaaaattttgtgatttacttcatctgtggggaatTAGTCGTCTGAATCCTTGGCCTGTAATTTAGCTTATCTGCTAAGCCCTTTTATGATTTTATGTAACACGTAGTTGTTTCGAATATCACAAACGTACTCGATCGGAGATATGGGGTCTCGTAGTGACCAAAGTGGATATGACTTCACAGAGATACCGTAAGTTGAATTTGATGACGTTTATTGACAGTTCCCCGTACATAAACTTAGCTTTATACACGCACTGAATTAAAACGTGCAACTCAAATTGTAAAATACTTCACAGGAAGTAAACTTACATCGGTTAAAAGTAAGAAAAGTTCTTGACTAAAATTCCAAACACTCACATTCCAAAGatttacataattattattattattctttacTTTATTGTCCTAAAAAGGATAATCACTTTACAGCTCAGAGGATAAAAGTAACAAAAAGACAGACATAAAAACTACAGACTATGTCAGCAAACACACGAAAAATACACTTCAGAGATTAAGTCTCTTGATGGCTTTTGGAACAAAGCTCTTGCTATACCTTAATTTGTAACACTTCAAGCAGCGAAATCTCCTTCCCTAAGGCAATAATTCAAAAGAGGAATACAAAGGATGCTTTACGTCAGCAGTGATTGCTCGTGCTTTGTATTGCATTATCCGTGAGCACTGAAATTATTATTCTGACATCACGGAACATCGACCGTCTCATATTAGCCATACTTGATGCttatattttaaacagtagCACTGTTAAATTTATCGGAATGTGATATTCCTGATATAAAAGTTGCATCATCAAGACTTGTCAAGTCAACAGTAGATTATAGATGCATCAGTATATTGTTTACTCTCGGAGCCATTAAGTATAATCGATATTGAAGTATCAATATCATTGTCAATGTCAACTTGAATGCCCAATTCAAGCATAGACCCTCTAGAAAAACGTTTTtgctcgagggtctatgattcaaGTACCGGTTAAGAAGTTATCATTCCCAATGTCATGATcagtaaatatattttgttgttaTATAGTTCGTGAAAAGTAAAGTTGTTTCGTGTTCTCTATTCCTAAAAACCGGAACACTACCTGGTAGTTGCTTTGTATTTTACACACCGGTGGTGATACGTGAGTTAAACTGAGTAAAATAGAACTTTGAAGTTTAATTAATCGACTACAAATGAATTTGCCACACACACACCTAGTAGAAAGCTCGttatgaaatttacaattgcaAGTTTCTGGTAACCACACCGTAGTTCAAGAACTGAAAGCTTCTGGTATAAAATCATAACCGTAATAACTGATTGAGGCCACATGGCAGTATCTTGAATTAATGAGAGCCTTTGCAGAGTTTTTATCGCGGAGGGTAAGACGGGGATTTTTTTTCGAAGTGTTTGTGAATACTTTATCACAACGTAAACGTTTAAAAGGATCAGTTATTGTAGATTACTtgggccaagaaaaataaaaagtttgtttctcatcctcgatatatttcaaaaatgatgcggtggcGCGGATTTTTTACtctctcaattttttgttattcttcaatcaacaaaacgcggaaaaacatgaaaacaacattgcAATGCACGCAGAGGTAAATGCACGGTAGTGTTGCTTTATCATAtctttgtatagcaacagttttGCAATTTGACTTTAAGtacagcaatgcacagttttgacagcttaatataacaatgatatatgtgtacagttctgaatggaaagttagtgtcaattattttgtttacggttctgttttatacagcaccgtgttatgcactatcgtcgcgtatttttgcgtttattatttttatcttATTTCGTCATGAGCAGAAGAAAGGGTTAacgcggcgggtctgaattgacgcgcgcgaggatgagaaacaaacttttttatttttcttggcctaatgtCTATAAGTCACAAAACGTGATATACTTAACTAACACAAATTCACTTTATTTATCTTATTAATTATGTATTAACCGAACACCATATCAACTGTCTTGCGGCGGTCTTGCTAGTCCTACGTCCTCCTCACAGCGCCACAACTAATATTGTGTCCCCCTGTTAACGATAATAACAGCCGAATTCGTCTTCATTATTTTGACAGTCTGGATCATTATCACATCGGAAAATTCCATCGATACAGTGACCATCGTCACACGTCCAAGTTCCAGCTCCGCAGTCCCGAGAGTAAACTAAAAACAAGACAGTGCTTTAGTCAGTGTACAGTGTTAAATACGGTCCATACTTAATATAGTTCTGAGTTAGATATTTATTCACCTAATTGCGCAAAAATTATTCCAAGTGGCATTGTTTTATGTATCATATCTTACATCTGTTATGTTTATGACGTCGGCAAAAGGCATTGTAACCTTGCGTTAAGTCCGGATAACTTGATAATTGGCGATTCCTCTTAAGGCATCAATACAAGTTGTTCATTTCTAATCTAATCAGCTGAGGAtctaaaatcaaattattattttgctAGCAGGTCGCTGTGATCGATGAAGTACAATGGCTGCACATGTTGTGCCAGGAGTTGCATgctaaatttgacgtcattttaaAATAGAACGTCCCCTAGGGAATAGATATTCACTCTCACACTTGTTGCTATGGTACCAAAGCAAAGCAAGATCGAGGCTATTTTCGAACAAGAGACGAGACTTGAAAACAACGGGCAAATACTGATGACgttcaaaaataaacataaaccTAGAGGGTCCATTTGCTTCAAAAGGCCATAGGAGAACCCCTTAAGAAAACCCgattgttttcacaaaatatgtacatgcatgcactatAGCTAATTGGAGTCGGCGCATTGTGGTTATCATCTATCTGTTACACTTGCTCTTTAAGTCCGTCACCCCTATTTTCAAGTGAATAGGTCCAACTTTAACAAAGATCGACAAAGAATACCACAGAAATGAGTCAAATCATGGTGGTGACCACTTCCAGTCgttaaaaaatattaaactttCCACAATCAATTCGCTTTAGAAGACGAATATTCTTACTGCAATGGGTTTCGTCGCTGTTATCACCACAATCTCCTTCGCCGTCGCAGACGTAATTTATGTAGATACAGTCACCGTTATCGCAGGGAAACATCTGACATTCCTCGACGTCTGGAAAAAAGTTACCGGGAACGGCTCGTCAGAAAGTTagttcagaaatatttttttatgtttcgtCATCCTGACAAGTTGTCCTTAAATCAACGATTATGATGAATAAATCATACAGCAATAATACAACTGTAGTACgcaataattttgcaaaatgactCCAGTTCCAATTGGCCAGGAATGGCGATGAAGGTCGCTATGCATTACTGCGGTGTTTCTTGAAATTGCTGAGCACTTCACCTTGTGACTGTGATAGGCTTTACTCTATTTCCTGagttaaaaagtgaattttgctAAAACTGTTCTGTTAGATTACATTGAATCTGAAGGCTGGGGACGTGTAAAAGTAATATTACCATTGTCCCGGGAAGCACAGTTTGCCTCATCTAGACCACCATCGCAGTCATCATAACCATCGCACACCGATGATGGCGCAATGCACACCCCGTCAGGACAGCGGAAGCGCGGGAAACATTCGTCAAGAGGAAAGACTGGCGACAAGAAaattgttgttattttgaaatcaaaatttcaaacgcTGTACTTGATCAGTTTGGGGATGATGTGATTGAGCAGTAAATAACTGAGCAGTGTCACAGAATATGTGCCGCGTTTTATTGAAATGACCGAGAATGACAACAATGCATGATAATCAGGTTAACATGTGTGACTCTAGATTTAATAGTTCAAGGTAGCGTATTCTTTTTAGAAAGACTTCTTACGCCAACGAAACAATTGTATTGGTGGGCGTTTATAGAAAGGATAACGATCGTCTTAATTGTACAAATATCGAAAGAGAGGTTCGAAGTCCGTCATCCGCTTACTAAACCAACTCCCAAACACCATGCAGAAACACCATGCGAACTCTGTTTGTGGCGCCCTTGGTCGTTATATATCAAAGGAATTGTCTGCTGACTAACTCACCAACACACGATTCTTCATCATCTCCGTCTGGGCAGTCATCCTGTGAGTTACAACGTAACGATATTGCGATACAATCACCAGACTGGCACTGAAAATCAGGAGCGCAGGGACCTGGAAATATTGAACAGAGAAGATCTTTTTTAACGTTCTACAACAGAGTGATGATGTCATATATTGGGAGGAATTGTGTCATTGGTTGCCATGGCATTACCTCCAAACATAAAACGGAAACTCGCTTAACTTACAGTTCACTTCATCACTGCCATCAGTACAGTCTGCGAAGCCATCACATTCCCATTCAGCCGGAATGCATCTCTTGTTTGCACAGATGAAGTCAGGTGCACAGCTCGCTATAGgcacagaaaataaaataagagTACTGTGTTGCTACAAAGAGTCACGCTTTTCGATAAGACAAAGACAGGAATTCTGAAATGAAAGCTTTCGACGTCCTttagaccttttcccggttatcccacaatgcattgccttGGCTGTATCAAACACCGTATACAcacttaaaaaaacaaacacatactGATTTTGTGTTGTGCAACAGACTGTTATCCAAGGACgatacaaatttgcaatgcctATAGTGTATTTTGTGTCCATCGGAGACGAAAACATAGGCCAGGGTGTAACGTGCCATAGTGTTCTATGAGGAATATACCCTGCGTATACTCCACGGCTGAAAGGTTTcattacacctcacgtattattcaGTTTCTGGGATTGGCTAAGCCTCACTCatgtgacataaaacaaaacgTGATATTACATGGTTATTGGTGATATTGCCCTCTCGCTTGCGCTGATATTAccatgcgcgcactgcatcatggaattGGTAAAAGAACCATTGCCGCACACCCTTACATGTACAATCTGACGTGAACAACCACATTAATCACTGGCGATAAAATTAGGTTAACTTATGCTCAGTTTGTACTGAGATGTTTTGATCTTATTGCTGAACAGTTCGGTTGTTCCGATGGCATCACTTGTGTACATGACCAACGTATAATGGCGAAGATGAACTTTTTCACAGATGCTACTATGAGTTTAGGAgttttaaaatgatcacttCAGACAACATTCGGTGATAGTTTCTTCTCGTTTGATAAATTTGCTGTACTGTTGTGGAGACAAATGACTTCTCACCAACAGATAAAGgttaaatatatttaatttaTCACTCAGCATTTGTAGGATTTGTGGAGCTCTGAGCGTATGCATTTTTGAGCCAGTGTAAAACCAAATTCAATGTAGCCCTGGGATGTATCTTGTACATGATTAGCTGAGCATTGCCAAGGTGCTTTCTTCGTCAGACGGTCAGAAATGTTTATCcagatttttttccatttcctGGTTTCATCGCAAGAATCTATAAATGGTTACTCATCTCTACTTGAATAGAACGCCTACTTCCAGGAAGATTTTTACCCAATTTTGCAATCAGTATTAAAAATCAGCAATAAATCTATCAATCAACAAGGTTTACCTTACGGTAGaattcgcctcggggacagatattcgaacaaTCTCTGTTAACAACTCTTTGCTAATCTACCATTTGTAGGAAtgcattttgaagctcatagagaagaacaattttcatcgtccatgcttttcaaaaattgaacattaatGTATTCTTCTCAATATAGTTAACACAAgaacggccattttgaattcaaactatCGGTATATCTAGGGTTATTTACTTCTGTAGATCCAACAAAagttaagtatttcactttcgaagcgcatactacactttttttaaaaaaggctTGCCCCCGGGCTTGCCTTTACTGGGCGATGCCTCATTGCTGCACCACACTGTATAATCTCGTGAGCAGAAGTGTCTAAGTTTACTGTTCAAGCCTACCTTGGATTCTAGTACATCCTGTCATAACCTTAGATTTCGCTCCAGTCTGACCCTAAACAAAATTCATAGGCATATGATGCTTTACAAATGAGGTGTTTGCTCTTTGAAGCCTGATGGCTGCATTAGGACGTCTGGTCTAGTGACGAGAAGCGTTACTCGTAAAGGCTTCCATTGCTTGCTGATTCTCTGATGCCCTGGTAATCATTGACCTTATTCCAGTTT is a window encoding:
- the LOC139140753 gene encoding lipoyl amidotransferase LIPT1, mitochondrial-like isoform X1; translated protein: MLFRRFCNICGKYRRLYATSGTALKTKKGIVYSSVSQDVYANLAFEDWAYEKMNFEDVYLLFLWRNSPCVVIGRHQNPWVECNIPKLQENNVRLARRKSGGGTVYHDLGNINITFFTPRKKYDRHLNLELIMRALKSHWPEVDVSLSPRDDLMLNKDYKISGSAAKLGRSNAYHHCTLLFNVDASTLSEMLHSQTDGIDSKATESVRSKVMNLSQVDPSISYESLSQAISEEFYELYPASHDRKIYEFCPTDEEHYSGITQLRSQLMQWKWLYGSTPKFSVSRDFGSVSVCLHTKNGHVEDVTITGEMEWLTGDVVEKIGHSVKGIRYWHNDLVRALSHLKSTQSGSEHLHSFIDGICDMTGDHH
- the LOC139140753 gene encoding lipoyl amidotransferase LIPT1, mitochondrial-like isoform X2, whose translation is MNFEDVYLLFLWRNSPCVVIGRHQNPWVECNIPKLQENNVRLARRKSGGGTVYHDLGNINITFFTPRKKYDRHLNLELIMRALKSHWPEVDVSLSPRDDLMLNKDYKISGSAAKLGRSNAYHHCTLLFNVDASTLSEMLHSQTDGIDSKATESVRSKVMNLSQVDPSISYESLSQAISEEFYELYPASHDRKIYEFCPTDEEHYSGITQLRSQLMQWKWLYGSTPKFSVSRDFGSVSVCLHTKNGHVEDVTITGEMEWLTGDVVEKIGHSVKGIRYWHNDLVRALSHLKSTQSGSEHLHSFIDGICDMTGDHH